TCGTTCAGGTCGATCTCGATGGGGAACGGGACGTCGACCTTGAACGAGCCCCGCTGCACGCTGCTGACGACGTACTTGCGGGTTGCGGGGTCGAGCGCGTAGACGAACACCGTCGGCAGGCCGTGCTGCTGCTCGACGAGCACAGGTGGGGGATGCCGGCCTCGGCGTACAGCTGAGGCTTGCGCGCGTGGTCGCGGATCTCGGACTCAGGGCTCACGACCTCGATCACGAGCAGGACGTCGGTCGCCGGGTAGAACGTGGCGTCGGGGCCGTTCAGCGCGCCGGTGCGCAGGACGACGACATCAGGTTCCGGACGCTGCCGGGGGCCGAGCACGATGCTCATCTCTCTGCGCACGCGGAACTCACGAGGGGTCGCGAGGCGAAGAGCCATGACCAGCAGGTCGACGGTGACCGAATGGAAGTCTTTCTGCGGACTCACGAACACCAAGCTTCCATCCAGCAACTCAGTGTGCGCAGGCAAATCCGGAAGGTGATCGAGGTCGTCGGCGGTGAAGCCCTCAGGCGGAGGCGTCAGCCATGCGGGATGCTGAGGATCAGTCACGGTGTCGCTCCGAACCAGGACCGTCATGTGCTTCAGAGTACACATTACGCGGCGTGCTCACCGGGGACTTCTCTCGCTACGAAGCCGGACGAACACGCCGGGTGGCGGTGTCCGGCCGTGACCGGGTCCCCAGTGGGACGAGGGTCAAGAAGCGCGTCGGCCGGCCGCCTGTGGAGGTGACTCGCCGGGGCCCGAGGTGCGTTGCGGCGGCACGACGGGGGTGGGACGCACCAGGCCGAGCGCGACGACCTCGTTGGCGAGGCGGGTGCGCCGGTTGATCCCCTCGGGGATGCGGAACTTCTGGTACAGCCGCAGCAGGTGCTGTTTCACCGCCGCCTCCGTCACGACCAGGTCGTCGGCGATCTCGCGCGCGGTCGCGGGGGCCACGAAGGCCTCGTCCGACAGCGCGGGACGGCACAGCGACGTCAGGACGTCCACCTCTCGCCTGGTCAGCTCGGGTGCGGCGGCGCGGCGCAGCTCCACCTCGGGGGTGAAGTCCTCCCGTGGCACGCCACCGACGCGGCACCGCGCGGCGCCGAAGCTGACGACGTCGCCGTCGTCGAGGACGCGCCTCGCGATCGGCCGGCCGTTGACCCGGGTGCCGTTCCTGGACAGGCCCAGGTCGACGACGTACAGGTACGGTCCGCGGCGGACGAGCTCGGCGTGCAGTCGTGACACGCTCGGGTCGGCCAGCCTGACGTCGACCCCTCGGCCTCGGCCGATGGTCGTTATCTCGGGGCGCAAGGGGATGACCTCGCCGGTCTCCTCGACGCGTATGAACGGCCCCTCCACGGCAGTTCCTCCCCAGGTAGCCCGCCGTTACTTCCGCTACAGCTCCGGCTTACCCAAACGAGGGGTACGGGAATCTCCTTTGCCATAACGAGAATGAACGCAGAAATTGGTCTGGACCTCTGCGGACGGTTTTGCCTGCTCACAGGTAGACTTCGACCCACGATAAGCGGAGGAAACAACACATGGCGGACAACCCCACCAAAGGGCTGGCCGATGTCGTCGCCGCGTCAACAGCGCTGAGCGACATCGACGGCCGAGCCGGTCGCCTCTTCTACCGCGGCTACGACATCCACGACCTCGCCGGCCGCACCGGCTTCGAAGAGACCGCGCACCTGCTCCAGCACGGCGCGCTCCCCACGCGACGGCAGCTCGCCGACTACGGGGCGGAACTCGTCAGAGGCCGCACCCTTGGCGCGCTGGCCGAGAGCAACATCGCCGAGATCGCGGAGAAGCAGGAGCCCATGGAGGCCCTGCGTAGCCTGGTGTCCCTCGCGGGAGCCGAGGACCCGGACAAGAACTCCAACGAGCTCGAGGCCAACCGCAGGAAGGCGGCCAGGCTCACCGCGCAGCAACCCATCCTGGTCGCGCGCTACCACGCGGCCCGCACCGGCGCGACCCCCCGCGAGCCGGAACCGGAGAAGAGCATCGCGGCCAACTTCCTGCTCCAGATCACCGGCCGCGAGCCCGACCCCCGCGCGGTCGAGATCTTCGACGCGTGCCTGACCCTGCACGCCGACCACACCATGAACGCGTCCACGTTCGCGGCCCGGGTGTGCGCGGCCACCTTGTCGGACATGCACTCGGCGATCGTCGCGGCCATCGGCACCCTCAAGGGCCCCCTGCACGGCGGCGCCAACGAGCAGGTCATGCGCACCTTGGAGAGCATCCCCGCCGGGGGAGTGGCGCGGGCCGTCCGCGACAAGCTCGCCGCCGGCGAGAAGATCATGGGCTTCGGCCACCGCGTCTACAAGACCGAGGACCCCCGCGCCACCCATCTGCGCAAGATGTCGCGGGAGCTGGGAGAGGCATCGGGGGACGACACCTACTATCGGATGTCGAAGGAGATGGAGGAGGTCGTCCTGGCGGAGAAGGGTCTCTACCCGAACGTCGACTTCTACGCCGCGACGGTCTACCACTACCTTGGCATTCCGACGGATCTGTTCACACCGGTCTTCTCGGTCAGCCGTATGGCCGGCTGGACGGCGCACGTGATCGAGCAGCACGCCGACAACCGGCTGATCCGTCCCGACAGTGAGTACATCGGGGAGCGCGATCAGAAGTGGATGCCGATTGACGAGCGGTAGAGCCTGGGGGCCGTACCTCCTCGTGCTCGGAGGTGCGGCCGCCGGCCTCGGGCTGATCGCGCTGGGCCTGCCGGCCTGGGCGGGAGGCATGATCGTGGCGTTCGCGGTGCTCGCGGGTGCCGCGCTCCGGGTGATCCTTCCGGATCGCACGGAGAGTCTGCTCACCGTGCGCCGCAGGAGCACCGACCTCGTCACCTACGGGCTCCTCGGCGTCGTGACGGCACTGGTCGCCGCCAGTCTGACCGTGCCGCGGATCTTCGGGTAGCGGATTGTCGGATATACCCATCCGATAGCCTCAATCGCCACCCAATTCCGCAAGAAGGACATTTGCTCAGTTGTAAAGGGGAACCCCAAGCATGCCCAAGATCAAGGTAGCGGGTCCCGTCGTCGAACTCGACGGCGACGAGATGACCCGGATCATCTGGAAGTTCATCAAGGACCAGTTGATCCTGCCCTACCTCGACGTCGATCTGAAGTACTACGACCTCGGGATCGAGCACCGTGACGCCACCGACGACCAGGTGACGGTCGACGCGGCCAACGCCATCAAGCAGTACGGCGTCGGCGTGAAGTGCGCCACGATCACCCCCGACGAGGCGCGGGTCGAGGAGTTCGGACTCAAGAAGATGTGGCGGTCGCCGAACGGCACGATCCGCAACATCCTCGGCGGCGTGGTCTTCCGTGAGCCGATCATCATGTCCAACGTGCCGCGGCTGGTCCCCGGCTGGACCAAGCCCATCGTGATCGGCCGTCACGCCTTCGGCGACCAGTACCGCGCCACCGACCTCAAGGTCCCCGGCGAGGGCACGCTGACCCTGACCTTCACCCCCTCCGACGGCTCGGCCCCCATCGAGCTCGACGTCTACGACTTCCCCGGCCCCGGTGTCGCGCTCGCGATGTACAACCTGGACCAGTCGATCCGCGACTTCGCGCGCGCCTCCATGCGCTACGGCCTCGACCGCGGCTACCCGGTCTACCTCTCGACCAAGAACACGATCCTGAAGGCCTACGACGGCCGCTTCAAGGATCTCTTCGCCGAGGTGTACGAGGCCGAGTTCAAGGCCGACTTCGAGGCCGCCGGCATCACCTACGAGCACCGCCTGATCGACGACATGGTCGCGCAGGCGATGAAGTGGGAAGGCGGCTACGTCTGGGCCTGCAAGAACTACGACGGCGACGTCCAGTCCGACACCGTCGCGCAGGGCTTCGGCTCCCTCGGCCTGATGACCTCGGTCCTCATGTCCCCCGACGGCCGCACCGTGGAGGCCGAGGCCGCACACGGCACCGTGACCCGCCACTACCGCCAGCACCAGCAGGGCAAGCCCACCTCCACCAACCCGATCGCGTCCATCTTCGCCTGGACCAGGGGCCTCGCCCACCGCGGCAAGCTGGACGACCAGCCCGAGGTCACCGCCTTCGCCGACACCTTGGAAAAGGTGTGCGTCGAGACCGTCGAATCCGGCCAGATGACCAAGGACCTCGCCATCATCGTCGGCGACGACGCCAAGTGGCTCACCACCCAGGACTTCCTCGCCGCGTTGGACGAGAACCTGAGGAAGAAGATGGCCTCCTGACTGAATTCGGCCCCTACCTGCGGCTCTGCCGCCGGTAGGGGCCGTTTCGTGTCCGGGGGTCGCTGTGCAACCCCGTGGCATGGTGCGGCCGGGGACGTGCCGCACCGGGGAGCGGCGTGCGCGCGGGGAGGGCCGCCGCTCGTGGCCCTCCCCCGCAGTTCGATGCCCTCTGGGGATCAGTACACGAAGACGCTGTTCGAGTTGAGGTCGATGTCGTCGTACTCGCCGGGGTACAGCGGCATGGGAACGCCGGTGCAGTCGGTGTTGGTCCACAGCGTGGCGGTCGTGGTGGCGGTGTTGATCGCCGAGTGGGCCCGTCCCGACCCCCAGCCGTGTGTCGCGAGGTTGACACAGACACCCGCGGGAGGATTCAACGACTGCGTGGTGAACCTCGCGCCGGTGAAGTCGTAGCCCTCGAATAAGCAGAGGGTGCGGGTGAAGTCGCACGACCCGTCGAGCGCCGAGGCGGCAGCCGGGGGGGCGGTGAGGCCGCCGGCGAACAGTGCCGCCGCCGCCAGTGACGCCGCGACCGCGAACCTGCTCTTGCGATTGGTCCTTGAAGTCCTCACTTTTTCTCTCCCTTTGGCTCGAATGGCGCGATGAAACTCTGACGGTGATGAGGAAATGAATTTCCGTCACCTGGCGCATAACGCGGCGGCGCATGCGCGCCTTTGCTCGGCAAGTGGTCTCGGCCACGCTGAAAAGGGGAACGGATGTCAGCGCGACAGGTGGTGGAAATGCGACGGGAGTCGCACGCGTCCCGCACGGCGGGGTACGCGTAAGTGCACCTCACCGGCCGTGACCGGTGCGTACATGACTACGGTCAAGGTTTGGAGGGAATTTCCGGAGGGTAGGCGCAATGGGGCGATGAGCGGCTGAGCCGTGCCCTGCGACGGTTCGATGGAAAGCGGTCCGGGTGGCCCTTGAGTCGCCAGGGCTCCGGCGTCGTGGCTCTGAACAGTGCCTTTCTCACACTCACGGCGTCCCCGTACGCAGTCGAATGGTGGAGAAACAGAATCACTTACCGAGCAGTCGAACGTGCAGAAAATTAACACATCATTGACTACGTCCGCAACACCTCGGTCAAGCGGCCATTCGCGGGAATTGTGGAATTGTGCGCCTGGCATGAGGTCCACCCCGCGCACGGAAGGTCTCCTCGCGTGCCTGCACGCATCTCTCCGCCGCCGGAAGGTCGCACCGGGAGGGGGGGCCGCCTCCCGGCGGCCCGGCGGCGGAGAACGGATCTCAGGCGACGGCCGGGGAAGTGGAGGTCACGGCGTGGTCTCGGCAGGCTGGCAGAGTGCCAAGGGGCCGTAAAGTTCTGGTGTTGAGTTCTTGGCCCTACTACGCGGGGGAACGCGGGATGCCGGTTGAGCCGCTGGGGCGGGGTGATCCACGGCAGCTTGGGCCCTTCAGCCTTGTCGGGCGGCTCGGGGAGGGGGGGCAGGGGGTCGTCTACCTCGGTCGGGACGACGACGGGGTGCGGGTGGCGGTGAAGCTGCTGCATGTGAAGTTCAGCGGGGACCTGACGGCGCGCTCGCGGTTCGCGCGGGAGTTGAAGGCGGCCGAGCGGGTCTCGTCGTTCTGCACGGCGCGGGTGGTGCAGGCCGACCTGGACGGGGACACGCCGTACATCGCGAGTGAGTACATCGAGGGTCGTTCGCTGCGGGAGACCGTGGAGGCCGGCGGGCCGCTGCGCGGCAGTGCGCTGGAGCGGCTGGCGGTGGGGACGGCGACGGCGTTGACGGCCATCCACCACGCGGGGATCGTGCACAGGGACTTCAAGCCGGACAACGTGCTGATGGCGGCCGACGGCGCGCGGGTGGTCGACTTCGGCATCGCGCGCATCCTGGACTCCACCGGCACGATCACCAGCAGGGCCGTGGGGACGCCGGCCTACATGGCGCCTGAGCAGATCTCCGGCGGCGAGGTCGGGCCGGCCGCCGACGTGTTCGCCTGGGGGGCCACGGTGGCGTTCGCGGCGACGGGGGTCGTGCCGTTCGGCGGCAACTCCATCGCGGCGGTGCTCAACCGGGTGCTGAACGACGAGGCCGACCTCAGCGGGTTACCCGAGCCGCTGCGCGGTGTGGTGCGGGCCGGTCTGGTCAAGGAGCCCGCCGAGCGGCCCACCTCCGACGAGATCCTGCTGCGGCTGCTCGGCCGGGGGTCCCGTCCGGCGGTCCCCGTGTCCACGGCGCTGCTGACCGAGGGGCTGGAGAGCGCGGCGGCCCCCACACAGGTCGCTCCTCCGGCGACCGCGGCGCCGGCGGCGCCGGCGGCACGGCGGCGCGGGGGTGCGCGCCGGTGGGCCGCGGTGGCCGCCGCGCTGCTGGTGACGGCCGGCGGGGGAGCCGTGGCCGTCTGGAAGTGGGGCCCGTACGGTGTCGCGGCCACGCCGTCCGCGAGCCCGTCGGCGCCGGCCGGGGAATCGCCGACGCCTGCGGTCACCCCCACGTCGTTCCGGTCCGTGGCCGACAAGGTGGCGGCCACCAAGAAGATCACCATCGCGATGCGCGACTTCGTGCCGGGGGTCGCGCTCGACAACCAGGGGACGTGGCGCGGTTTCGAGGTGGACGTCGGCAC
The window above is part of the Sphaerisporangium rubeum genome. Proteins encoded here:
- a CDS encoding peptidase inhibitor family I36 protein: MRTSRTNRKSRFAVAASLAAAALFAGGLTAPPAAASALDGSCDFTRTLCLFEGYDFTGARFTTQSLNPPAGVCVNLATHGWGSGRAHSAINTATTTATLWTNTDCTGVPMPLYPGEYDDIDLNSNSVFVY
- a CDS encoding citrate/2-methylcitrate synthase; protein product: MADNPTKGLADVVAASTALSDIDGRAGRLFYRGYDIHDLAGRTGFEETAHLLQHGALPTRRQLADYGAELVRGRTLGALAESNIAEIAEKQEPMEALRSLVSLAGAEDPDKNSNELEANRRKAARLTAQQPILVARYHAARTGATPREPEPEKSIAANFLLQITGREPDPRAVEIFDACLTLHADHTMNASTFAARVCAATLSDMHSAIVAAIGTLKGPLHGGANEQVMRTLESIPAGGVARAVRDKLAAGEKIMGFGHRVYKTEDPRATHLRKMSRELGEASGDDTYYRMSKEMEEVVLAEKGLYPNVDFYAATVYHYLGIPTDLFTPVFSVSRMAGWTAHVIEQHADNRLIRPDSEYIGERDQKWMPIDER
- a CDS encoding bifunctional serine/threonine-protein kinase/glutamate ABC transporter substrate-binding protein, which encodes MSSWPYYAGERGMPVEPLGRGDPRQLGPFSLVGRLGEGGQGVVYLGRDDDGVRVAVKLLHVKFSGDLTARSRFARELKAAERVSSFCTARVVQADLDGDTPYIASEYIEGRSLRETVEAGGPLRGSALERLAVGTATALTAIHHAGIVHRDFKPDNVLMAADGARVVDFGIARILDSTGTITSRAVGTPAYMAPEQISGGEVGPAADVFAWGATVAFAATGVVPFGGNSIAAVLNRVLNDEADLSGLPEPLRGVVRAGLVKEPAERPTSDEILLRLLGRGSRPAVPVSTALLTEGLESAAAPTQVAPPATAAPAAPAARRRGGARRWAAVAAALLVTAGGGAVAVWKWGPYGVAATPSASPSAPAGESPTPAVTPTSFRSVADKVAATKKITIAMRDFVPGVALDNQGTWRGFEVDVGTYIAEQLGVPAEGVTFRASSRAERVGMLDSGKADLVIATYSINDDPVTFAGPYYTAHVDLLVRAGDPYETVTDLAGRPMCSPASSSSVGIVQDKVKVRLVHAATYADCMVMLHDGVVDAVPGDDLLLAGFAQRDSIRYKVLGARLTDERYGVAIKKGDVRTCRAVRGAVMQMYRDGTVAALLKKHFGRVDFRAETRMPDLAACK
- a CDS encoding FHA domain-containing protein produces the protein MEGPFIRVEETGEVIPLRPEITTIGRGRGVDVRLADPSVSRLHAELVRRGPYLYVVDLGLSRNGTRVNGRPIARRVLDDGDVVSFGAARCRVGGVPREDFTPEVELRRAAAPELTRREVDVLTSLCRPALSDEAFVAPATAREIADDLVVTEAAVKQHLLRLYQKFRIPEGINRRTRLANEVVALGLVRPTPVVPPQRTSGPGESPPQAAGRRAS
- a CDS encoding DUF3017 domain-containing protein: MTSGRAWGPYLLVLGGAAAGLGLIALGLPAWAGGMIVAFAVLAGAALRVILPDRTESLLTVRRRSTDLVTYGLLGVVTALVAASLTVPRIFG
- a CDS encoding NADP-dependent isocitrate dehydrogenase, which codes for MPKIKVAGPVVELDGDEMTRIIWKFIKDQLILPYLDVDLKYYDLGIEHRDATDDQVTVDAANAIKQYGVGVKCATITPDEARVEEFGLKKMWRSPNGTIRNILGGVVFREPIIMSNVPRLVPGWTKPIVIGRHAFGDQYRATDLKVPGEGTLTLTFTPSDGSAPIELDVYDFPGPGVALAMYNLDQSIRDFARASMRYGLDRGYPVYLSTKNTILKAYDGRFKDLFAEVYEAEFKADFEAAGITYEHRLIDDMVAQAMKWEGGYVWACKNYDGDVQSDTVAQGFGSLGLMTSVLMSPDGRTVEAEAAHGTVTRHYRQHQQGKPTSTNPIASIFAWTRGLAHRGKLDDQPEVTAFADTLEKVCVETVESGQMTKDLAIIVGDDAKWLTTQDFLAALDENLRKKMAS